A window from Opitutia bacterium ISCC 52 encodes these proteins:
- a CDS encoding sulfatase: MKRFCVTVVLLIWIQNLGFSERPNILFCISDDQSWAHTGANGDPVIKTPAFDRVANEGLRFTNSFCDAPTCGPSRSAILTGQAIWRLEEAGNIHSTLPAKFATYTEELQKVGYKTGFTGKGWSPGRLEAGGRTENPAGKEYTARTLEAPFRFMRNNDYAANFEDFLGEVEEGEAFCFWLGTSEPHRGFENGAGIKTGKDPSKVRVPAIFPDNDIVRSDILDYLVEIEHFDSMVERAIASLERRGLLDNTIVVVTSDHGMPFPRAKASLYDWGSKVPLAIRWPEGIEVNGRVVDSFVNLSDLAPTFLEAVGVEVPGMMSANSLMDVFANREVHNRDAAYIAMERHDGCRAGGKGYPCRAVRTKDFMYIHNFEPTRWPSGSPDASVCARALPYGEIDSSPTKTYMMDNRSTHGVAHLAELSFGMRPAEELYDLKNDPEQLVNLAGNQEYNAVQNELRRKLFNHLSVTQDPRVVGGKVDWDYYPYYGAMRNKNWKVAERPE; the protein is encoded by the coding sequence ATGAAGCGTTTCTGTGTTACTGTTGTCTTACTGATTTGGATACAAAACCTGGGCTTTTCGGAGCGACCCAATATTCTCTTTTGCATATCGGATGATCAGTCCTGGGCGCACACCGGGGCCAATGGAGATCCGGTAATCAAAACACCGGCATTTGATCGGGTGGCAAATGAAGGTCTTCGATTTACCAATTCGTTTTGCGATGCACCGACCTGTGGTCCTTCTCGCAGTGCGATTTTAACGGGGCAGGCGATCTGGCGTCTGGAAGAAGCAGGTAACATTCACAGCACCTTACCGGCTAAGTTCGCCACCTACACTGAGGAGCTACAAAAGGTCGGTTACAAAACCGGCTTCACGGGTAAGGGCTGGAGTCCAGGTCGTTTAGAGGCCGGTGGCCGTACTGAGAATCCAGCAGGCAAGGAGTATACAGCGCGGACATTGGAGGCGCCTTTTCGGTTCATGCGGAACAACGATTATGCTGCGAATTTCGAAGATTTTCTGGGTGAGGTAGAAGAGGGTGAGGCCTTTTGTTTCTGGCTGGGCACCAGTGAGCCTCATCGTGGCTTTGAGAACGGTGCCGGGATTAAGACCGGTAAGGATCCTTCCAAGGTCAGGGTGCCTGCGATATTTCCGGATAACGATATCGTGCGCAGTGACATCCTCGATTATTTGGTTGAGATTGAACATTTCGACTCGATGGTCGAGCGAGCGATCGCTTCTCTTGAGAGACGCGGGCTTCTGGATAACACCATCGTTGTCGTTACCAGCGATCATGGCATGCCCTTTCCACGAGCTAAAGCCAGTCTTTACGATTGGGGCTCCAAGGTGCCTTTGGCGATTCGTTGGCCAGAAGGAATTGAAGTAAATGGTCGCGTGGTTGATTCCTTTGTGAATTTGAGCGATCTCGCACCGACCTTTCTCGAGGCCGTGGGTGTAGAGGTTCCTGGTATGATGTCTGCAAACAGTTTGATGGATGTATTCGCAAACCGGGAGGTTCACAACCGGGACGCTGCTTACATCGCGATGGAACGCCACGATGGATGTCGAGCAGGGGGTAAAGGTTATCCCTGTCGTGCGGTTCGAACTAAAGACTTTATGTATATTCACAACTTCGAGCCCACTCGTTGGCCGTCGGGTTCGCCGGATGCATCGGTCTGTGCCAGGGCTCTTCCGTATGGTGAAATTGATTCATCACCTACCAAAACATATATGATGGACAATCGGAGCACGCATGGAGTAGCTCACTTGGCTGAGCTTTCTTTTGGAATGCGTCCAGCCGAGGAACTCTACGATTTGAAAAATGATCCGGAGCAACTGGTCAATCTGGCTGGCAACCAGGAATACAATGCAGTTCAAAACGAACTGCGCAGGAAGCTGTTTAATCACCTTTCAGTCACTCAAGATCCTCGTGTCGTGGGCGGGAAAGTGGATTGGGATTACTATCCTTATTATGGAGCAATGAGGAATAAAAACTGGAAAGTAGCGGAGAGACCGGAATGA
- a CDS encoding sulfatase, whose translation MKIPRALNLNNDGIARTRLPYLLIASLVGLLRPRSAILSCFILLSLASSLSPLTAESRPNILFCISDDQSWAHMGANGDPIVQTPAFDRVSDEGLRFINSYCDAPTCGPSRSAIVTGQHIWRLEEAANIWSTLQAKFATYTEELQKAGYKVGSTGKAWAPGRLEPGGRTENPAGKPYNTRTLKAPYGAMRNTDYAGNFEGFLSEVGQSQPFCFWLGTSEPHRPYENGAGIKSGKDPSQVIVPAIFPDNDIVRSDILDYYVEIEHFDSMVARAIATLDERGQLDNTIVVITSDHGMPFPRGKATLYDDGSRVPLAIRWADGIKNAGRVIDSPVNLSDLAPTFLEAAGVNVPDMMTGRSMMDLFDDNPTIDRAAAFIAFERHSGARAGGKGYPSRAIRTKDYMYIYNFEPDRWPSGSPDPEMCNRLIPFGEYDNSPTKTFMVENRYKHGVAHLAELAFGKHPAEEFYIIKDDPHQMNNLAGNLKHLATQNSLRRQLFDYLEKTEDPRVVGGTVDWDYYPHYGNRANKNWKVDEKPK comes from the coding sequence ATGAAAATTCCCAGAGCTTTAAATCTCAATAATGACGGCATCGCGAGGACGCGATTGCCCTACCTTTTAATTGCTAGCCTGGTAGGGCTACTGCGTCCTCGCAGTGCCATATTAAGCTGTTTTATCCTCTTGTCTCTCGCCTCTAGCCTCTCGCCTCTGACGGCTGAAAGCCGCCCCAACATCCTCTTCTGTATCTCCGACGATCAATCCTGGGCTCATATGGGAGCCAATGGTGATCCTATTGTCCAGACTCCTGCTTTCGATCGCGTATCCGATGAAGGATTACGTTTTATAAATTCCTACTGTGATGCTCCGACCTGTGGGCCGTCCAGAAGCGCTATTGTGACAGGGCAACACATTTGGCGTTTGGAAGAAGCGGCCAATATCTGGAGTACGCTTCAAGCCAAGTTCGCGACTTATACAGAGGAGCTGCAGAAGGCAGGTTATAAAGTGGGTTCCACGGGTAAAGCTTGGGCCCCTGGGCGTTTAGAGCCAGGAGGAAGAACCGAAAACCCTGCGGGCAAGCCCTACAACACCAGAACTCTAAAGGCACCCTATGGGGCGATGAGGAACACGGACTACGCCGGAAATTTTGAAGGCTTTTTGTCGGAAGTAGGGCAGAGCCAACCGTTTTGCTTTTGGCTGGGCACCAGCGAACCGCATCGTCCCTATGAAAATGGTGCTGGTATCAAGTCCGGGAAGGATCCTTCCCAGGTAATCGTGCCAGCGATCTTTCCGGACAATGACATCGTCCGCAGTGACATTTTGGACTACTATGTAGAAATTGAGCACTTTGATTCCATGGTTGCGCGCGCTATCGCTACGCTTGATGAACGAGGTCAGTTGGACAACACGATCGTAGTGATCACCAGTGACCACGGCATGCCATTTCCCAGAGGCAAAGCGACCTTGTATGATGACGGATCACGTGTGCCGTTGGCCATCCGGTGGGCAGATGGAATTAAGAACGCTGGGCGAGTGATAGATTCTCCGGTCAACCTCAGTGACTTGGCGCCCACCTTCCTGGAAGCAGCAGGAGTAAACGTTCCGGATATGATGACCGGGCGAAGTATGATGGATCTGTTTGATGATAACCCCACGATCGATCGAGCCGCAGCCTTCATTGCATTTGAACGCCATAGTGGAGCTCGTGCCGGTGGCAAAGGTTACCCCAGTCGTGCGATCCGTACGAAGGATTACATGTATATCTATAATTTCGAACCGGATCGTTGGCCATCCGGCTCTCCCGATCCGGAGATGTGCAACCGTCTGATTCCATTTGGGGAATACGATAATTCCCCAACAAAGACCTTTATGGTGGAAAATCGTTACAAGCATGGCGTTGCACATTTGGCAGAGCTGGCGTTTGGGAAGCATCCGGCGGAAGAGTTCTACATCATCAAGGACGACCCACACCAAATGAACAATCTGGCTGGAAATCTGAAACACCTGGCCACTCAAAACTCTTTGCGACGGCAATTATTTGATTACTTGGAAAAGACAGAAGACCCTCGAGTAGTGGGAGGGACGGTCGATTGGGACTACTACCCGCACTACGGAAATCGTGCTAACAAAAACTGGAAAGTAGACGAGAAACCAAAATGA